Proteins from a genomic interval of Ndongobacter massiliensis:
- a CDS encoding NCS2 family permease: protein MFEKWFHLKEHNVTVKSEMAAGLTTFMTMAYILAVNPQILSLAGTEANPFPAGGILIATAIASCFACICMAFFSNLPFALAPGMGLNAYFTYTVCMSYGYAWQFALFAVFVEGLIFLVLSLTNVREAIFNAIPISLKQAISAGIGLFIAFIGLQSAHIVIESPTLVGLQNFKATIHTAGICAILCLVGVLLIAIMSHKKVKGAILYGILITWALGMIAQAVGIYIPDVENGFFSLYPSFGMPDFSQFGQIVGQCFKFDFSSVEVLDFVVIMFAFLFVDIFDTLGTLIGVASKADMLDENGRLPSIKGALFADAMGTTVGAVLGTSTVTTFVESAAGVAEGGRTGLTALTTGGLFLLSILLAPLFISIPGFATAAALIYVGFLMLTSILKVNFDNLTEAVPAYIALISMPFFYSIAEGISFGIISYVIINLVTGNSKKISGLMYALGIVFILRYIFLV, encoded by the coding sequence ATGTTTGAAAAGTGGTTTCATCTTAAAGAACACAATGTAACCGTAAAGAGCGAAATGGCTGCGGGACTTACGACATTTATGACCATGGCCTACATCTTGGCGGTGAACCCGCAGATTTTGAGCCTTGCCGGAACGGAAGCAAATCCTTTCCCGGCGGGCGGCATTCTCATTGCGACGGCGATTGCATCGTGTTTCGCATGTATTTGCATGGCCTTTTTCTCGAATTTGCCGTTTGCACTTGCACCCGGCATGGGGCTGAATGCCTATTTCACGTACACGGTTTGCATGTCGTATGGCTACGCTTGGCAATTTGCATTGTTTGCTGTATTTGTGGAAGGACTTATTTTTCTTGTATTATCACTGACCAATGTGCGGGAAGCCATTTTCAACGCGATTCCGATCAGCCTGAAGCAGGCGATCAGCGCCGGCATCGGGCTCTTCATCGCATTTATCGGATTGCAAAGCGCACATATTGTCATTGAAAGCCCAACATTGGTGGGATTGCAGAATTTTAAGGCAACGATACATACTGCCGGCATCTGTGCCATTCTCTGCTTAGTCGGCGTTCTTTTGATTGCCATCATGTCCCATAAAAAGGTCAAGGGCGCCATCCTGTACGGCATCCTGATTACCTGGGCACTCGGCATGATTGCGCAAGCCGTCGGAATTTATATTCCGGATGTGGAAAACGGATTTTTCTCCTTGTATCCGAGTTTCGGCATGCCGGACTTTTCCCAATTCGGGCAGATCGTCGGACAATGCTTCAAGTTTGATTTTTCTTCCGTCGAAGTCCTCGATTTTGTCGTTATTATGTTTGCATTCCTGTTTGTCGATATCTTTGATACGCTGGGCACCCTGATCGGCGTGGCGTCCAAAGCGGATATGCTGGACGAAAACGGCCGCCTTCCTTCCATCAAGGGCGCGCTTTTTGCCGATGCGATGGGGACCACGGTCGGCGCCGTTTTGGGCACTTCGACCGTTACAACTTTTGTCGAAAGTGCAGCAGGCGTCGCCGAGGGCGGACGCACTGGTCTTACCGCGCTGACCACCGGCGGACTTTTCCTACTGTCCATTCTACTGGCTCCGCTGTTCATTTCCATTCCGGGTTTTGCCACGGCCGCAGCCTTGATTTACGTCGGTTTCTTAATGCTGACCTCCATCCTCAAGGTCAATTTCGATAATCTGACCGAAGCGGTTCCTGCGTATATCGCGTTGATTTCCATGCCCTTCTTCTACAGCATTGCGGAAGGCATTTCCTTTGGCATCATTTCCTATGTCATCATCAATCTTGTCACGGGCAACAGCAAAAAGATCAGCGGTCTGATGTACGCATTGGGCATCGTCTTTATTCTCCGCTACATCTTCCTTGTTTGA
- the selD gene encoding selenide, water dikinase SelD, producing MPKIQVCGGCNAKIAAANLDKILKDIIPLRRNDIIVGFDKKDDAAVLKIDDSLSIIQTLDFFPPMIEDPYTFGQIAAANSLSDVYAMGGEVVSALNIALFPIEEDLHILQEILRGGNDKVSEAGGSLTGGHSIHDPSIKYGLAVTGKVNTKKIWRNHTPQDGDVILLTKKLGTGLISANYPQGLVPQSAFDVCVEQMATLNKYSRDIFVNYDIHAATDITGFGLLGHLYEMAGDDFTIVVDSKKVPLLEPARELAGEFLYTSGGQNNRNYIESAVEFIRDDFALQEVLFDPQTSGGLCVAVSEMEASKIVAAFQEKGLPLWEIGHVKKRRSYALIVK from the coding sequence ATGCCGAAAATTCAAGTCTGCGGCGGCTGTAATGCGAAAATCGCGGCAGCCAACTTGGATAAGATTTTGAAGGATATTATACCCTTGCGCCGAAACGATATCATTGTCGGCTTTGATAAAAAAGATGATGCTGCCGTTCTGAAAATTGACGACAGCCTGTCCATCATTCAAACGCTTGACTTTTTCCCGCCGATGATCGAGGATCCTTACACCTTTGGCCAGATTGCAGCAGCCAATTCTCTTTCGGACGTTTATGCCATGGGCGGCGAAGTCGTTTCCGCCCTGAATATCGCGCTGTTTCCTATCGAAGAAGATCTGCACATCTTGCAGGAAATCCTGCGCGGCGGCAATGACAAGGTGTCCGAAGCCGGCGGCTCTTTAACCGGCGGGCACTCCATTCACGACCCTTCCATCAAGTACGGACTGGCGGTGACCGGCAAGGTGAACACGAAAAAAATCTGGAGAAATCACACGCCACAGGATGGCGATGTGATTCTTCTGACAAAAAAACTCGGGACCGGGCTGATTTCGGCCAATTATCCGCAAGGCCTTGTTCCTCAGAGTGCATTTGACGTCTGTGTAGAACAAATGGCTACGCTGAATAAGTACAGTCGGGATATTTTTGTAAATTACGACATTCACGCCGCGACGGACATCACGGGCTTCGGCCTTTTGGGGCATCTCTATGAAATGGCGGGAGACGATTTTACGATTGTTGTCGATTCAAAAAAGGTTCCCCTGTTGGAGCCCGCCCGGGAACTCGCCGGTGAATTTCTCTACACTTCCGGCGGACAGAACAACCGGAATTATATTGAGAGTGCGGTGGAATTCATCCGGGATGATTTTGCTCTGCAGGAAGTGCTCTTTGACCCACAGACCTCCGGCGGTCTTTGTGTTGCCGTCAGTGAGATGGAAGCATCGAAAATTGTGGCTGCCTTTCAAGAAAAGGGTCTCCCGCTTTGGGAAATCGGTCATGTGAAAAAGAGGCGCTCTTACGCACTCATTGTAAAATAA
- a CDS encoding aminotransferase class V-fold PLP-dependent enzyme, whose translation MYFDNAATSLKKPDALADAYTTIIKSHRYGNPARSGHQKSQNSMLAILATRKALANLFHCKNPMDIAFCQNATFGLNFLIRSLVRKKDHVITDLGEHNSVLRPLYLSGCPLSFLDIAENLEVAYEDLEKLRRKETRFVIINHASNLLGSINDLDRIHAFCKAHNLILMVDMSQTAGTFDIDLSRYDHSLFVMTGHKSLYGPSGAGFILKNGDFDFQPVFCGGSGSNSFSKEGPHSFPAIFEPGTANYMDCIAMKASIDFLKSVGLSEIHQKLITLAQRFYDGICTVPGIKIYSKRPTLPEGSSTALVSLNLRDMNSSELALLLEENYNIEVRPGAHCAPLIHEKFQTVEQGMVRFSFSYFNTFEEVDAAIRAIREIGGML comes from the coding sequence ATGTATTTCGATAATGCCGCCACCAGTCTCAAAAAACCGGACGCCCTTGCCGATGCCTACACAACGATCATAAAATCGCACCGTTACGGGAACCCGGCAAGAAGCGGCCATCAAAAGAGTCAAAACAGCATGTTGGCGATCCTTGCAACGCGCAAAGCCCTTGCGAATCTTTTTCATTGCAAGAATCCCATGGACATTGCCTTCTGTCAAAATGCGACGTTTGGGCTCAATTTTCTGATCCGTTCACTGGTACGCAAAAAAGATCACGTTATCACCGACCTGGGCGAGCACAATTCCGTACTCCGCCCCCTCTATCTTTCCGGCTGCCCCCTCTCTTTCCTGGACATTGCCGAAAATTTAGAAGTTGCCTATGAAGATCTGGAAAAACTGCGTCGAAAAGAAACGCGCTTTGTCATCATAAATCACGCTTCCAATCTCCTGGGAAGCATCAATGATTTAGATCGGATTCATGCTTTCTGTAAAGCGCATAACCTGATTTTAATGGTTGATATGAGTCAAACAGCAGGAACCTTTGACATCGATCTGTCCCGCTACGATCACAGCCTTTTTGTCATGACCGGTCATAAGTCGCTCTATGGGCCGAGCGGTGCCGGCTTTATTCTCAAAAATGGAGATTTTGATTTTCAACCGGTTTTTTGCGGCGGATCCGGCTCCAATTCCTTTTCCAAAGAGGGGCCCCACTCTTTCCCGGCCATTTTTGAACCCGGAACCGCTAATTACATGGACTGCATTGCCATGAAGGCGAGTATTGACTTTCTAAAAAGCGTCGGGCTCTCTGAAATCCACCAAAAATTAATCACCCTTGCGCAACGGTTCTACGACGGCATCTGTACCGTACCGGGAATAAAAATTTACTCCAAAAGGCCTACGTTGCCGGAAGGATCGTCCACCGCGCTTGTCAGCCTGAACCTTCGAGATATGAATTCTTCGGAGTTGGCACTGCTGTTGGAGGAAAACTATAATATTGAAGTCCGCCCGGGGGCGCATTGCGCCCCTTTGATTCACGAAAAGTTTCAAACGGTGGAACAGGGCATGGTCCGATTCTCCTTCTCCTATTTCAATACTTTCGAGGAAGTGGATGCTGCCATCCGTGCTATTCGAGAGATCGGTGGAATGCTATAG
- a CDS encoding SMODS domain-containing nucleotidyltransferase, with protein MSYTVTKSAGVIPQETRSLISRRYKSITSAINRDFWSITSDTSNSFYVGSYGRNTAISTSDIDILTVLPNSDFDSYNNLKGNAQSRLLQAVRNAILSSYPRSDIRADGQVVKIAFSDGMYFEILPAFQNKDWFGNWSSTYTYPNSNMGGNWKSTNPKAEQEAIAQKNRNSNGLLVDTCRHLRVVRDTCFKSYHLSGIVIDTFVYDAIEGWHWLELGEESTPNIISYEQVLMNYFNDNLTYISELRAPGSGDSVSLDKSKECLGKVLRFIV; from the coding sequence ATGAGTTACACAGTTACAAAAAGCGCAGGAGTCATTCCTCAAGAAACAAGAAGTTTAATTTCTAGACGGTATAAAAGTATTACTTCGGCAATCAACAGAGATTTTTGGTCAATCACGAGTGATACGAGCAATAGTTTTTATGTTGGTTCATATGGTAGAAACACTGCAATTTCCACTAGTGACATTGATATATTAACGGTACTACCGAATAGTGATTTTGACAGTTATAACAATTTAAAAGGAAATGCTCAGTCAAGACTTTTGCAAGCAGTTAGAAATGCCATTTTATCTTCTTATCCTCGCAGTGATATTCGGGCTGATGGTCAGGTTGTTAAAATTGCATTTTCGGATGGCATGTATTTCGAGATTTTGCCTGCATTTCAGAACAAAGACTGGTTTGGTAACTGGAGTAGTACATACACATACCCGAATTCAAATATGGGAGGCAATTGGAAATCAACCAATCCTAAAGCAGAACAGGAAGCGATAGCACAGAAAAATAGAAATAGTAACGGCTTGTTAGTGGATACTTGCAGACATCTTCGAGTCGTACGAGATACTTGCTTCAAAAGTTATCATTTGTCCGGAATAGTAATAGATACGTTTGTTTATGATGCTATAGAAGGTTGGCATTGGCTTGAGCTGGGTGAAGAATCAACTCCAAATATAATTTCATACGAGCAAGTCCTTATGAATTACTTTAATGACAACTTGACTTATATATCCGAATTACGTGCTCCTGGTAGTGGCGACTCAGTCAGCTTGGATAAAAGCAAAGAATGCCTTGGAAAAGTATTACGATTCATCGTTTGA
- a CDS encoding DUF3343 domain-containing protein, which translates to MLSHPADFILFSFASTDEATLALDRVQGLEQARLIPLPPEIDAGCGFALRILPNDFDRALALLENKGFESTYTLKKIDGRRKVEKYVFR; encoded by the coding sequence ATGTTGTCACACCCTGCTGATTTTATTCTTTTTTCCTTTGCATCCACAGACGAAGCCACCCTCGCCTTAGACCGAGTACAGGGATTGGAACAGGCGCGACTGATTCCCCTGCCCCCGGAAATCGACGCCGGGTGCGGCTTCGCCCTGCGGATTTTGCCGAATGACTTTGATCGGGCCCTTGCCTTACTGGAAAATAAAGGCTTTGAATCCACTTATACGTTAAAAAAAATTGACGGCCGAAGAAAGGTGGAAAAATATGTATTTCGATAA
- the yedF gene encoding sulfurtransferase-like selenium metabolism protein YedF, giving the protein MKEINALGLVCPLPVIETKKAMRENNEETMFRILVDNEVATQNLAKMAEALHMQASVEKRAPREYAVTIARDENAQAAETFDETQYAMGGASYVVVVKSDVISDGDPAFSKSLLEGFLYALTEQDVLPKAVIFYNRGVFNTTKNEKVIEDMRGLEAKGVEILSCGLCLGNYKLKEDLQVGTITNMYRIVELMRENHVVTPC; this is encoded by the coding sequence GTGAAAGAAATCAACGCCCTGGGTTTAGTATGCCCCCTGCCCGTCATTGAAACGAAAAAAGCAATGCGGGAAAATAATGAGGAAACCATGTTCCGGATCCTCGTAGACAATGAAGTCGCCACACAAAACCTTGCCAAAATGGCGGAGGCCCTGCATATGCAGGCAAGCGTTGAGAAGCGTGCCCCCCGGGAATATGCCGTGACGATTGCGCGCGATGAAAATGCGCAGGCGGCGGAAACATTTGACGAAACACAATATGCGATGGGGGGGGCTTCCTATGTGGTTGTCGTCAAATCGGACGTGATTTCGGACGGCGATCCTGCGTTTTCAAAATCGCTTCTGGAAGGTTTCCTCTATGCCTTGACGGAGCAGGATGTGTTGCCGAAAGCAGTCATTTTCTACAACCGTGGGGTTTTCAACACCACGAAAAACGAGAAAGTTATCGAGGATATGAGGGGGCTGGAAGCAAAGGGCGTTGAAATTCTTTCCTGCGGTCTCTGTCTCGGCAACTACAAGCTGAAGGAAGATCTGCAAGTGGGGACGATCACAAATATGTACCGAATCGTAGAACTGATGCGGGAAAACCATGTTGTCACACCCTGCTGA
- the ade gene encoding adenine deaminase has protein sequence MSKLQSDNDHAQRLVALQHRVEVAAGRQPADLLLKNVKIVDVGTAQIREGSIAVADGRIVGFEACAAKKVVDCEGLYALPGLIDGHIHIESSMVTPEELSRLLVPHGTTTIIADPHEIVNVAGLDGMNYMLEAASKAALHIEYMLPSCVPATPFEHAGAVLDAQALREPLQDERIRGLGEFMNAVGVVKADRDCLEKIVTAQEAGKQIDGHSPGLTGGALSAYAGAGVSNDHECSTCAEMEERLFNGMYILLRHGSACHNLEDLLPAVTTANSRRCLLCSDDRQAHTILTEGHVEDLLRRCVAFGIDPVIAVQMATLNAAEAFGLSDRGALFPGRRADITLVEDLTSFHVRRVYIDGVETAREGRYLPAVERADITPVRGRFFVKAFSEEKLKLPLRSDRVRVIEILPGGVVTGKRTASVKRDKHGNFLPQANEDIVKLAVVERHRNTGNVACALLAGYGLKRGAVAVSIAHDSHNIIVAGRNDADMALAVRTLIEQEGGIVLIKEGRVLGTMPLPVGGIMSDQPGEWVSERLAQLHDLAIRELGVNSKIDPIMTLSFMALPVIPELKLTDMGLFDVERFQFVPVEAEEE, from the coding sequence ATGTCAAAATTACAATCCGATAACGATCATGCGCAACGACTCGTCGCCTTGCAGCATCGCGTGGAGGTCGCTGCCGGACGTCAACCGGCGGACCTGCTTCTAAAAAATGTAAAAATTGTCGATGTCGGAACGGCACAAATCCGAGAAGGATCCATTGCCGTGGCGGATGGGCGAATTGTCGGCTTTGAGGCCTGTGCGGCCAAGAAAGTGGTGGATTGTGAAGGGCTTTACGCCCTCCCGGGGCTGATCGACGGGCATATTCATATTGAATCCTCCATGGTCACCCCGGAAGAACTCAGTCGGCTGCTCGTTCCGCACGGGACAACGACCATTATTGCGGATCCGCATGAAATTGTGAATGTGGCAGGGTTGGATGGCATGAATTATATGTTGGAGGCGGCATCGAAGGCGGCATTGCATATTGAATATATGTTGCCATCCTGTGTGCCTGCGACGCCGTTTGAACATGCCGGCGCCGTTCTCGATGCGCAGGCGCTGCGGGAGCCGTTGCAAGACGAGCGGATCCGAGGGCTGGGGGAATTCATGAATGCGGTGGGCGTGGTCAAAGCGGATCGGGACTGTCTCGAGAAAATCGTCACCGCCCAGGAAGCCGGGAAGCAGATTGACGGGCACAGCCCCGGACTGACCGGCGGCGCGCTCAGCGCATATGCCGGAGCGGGGGTGAGCAATGATCACGAATGCTCGACCTGTGCGGAAATGGAAGAGCGCTTGTTTAACGGCATGTACATTTTGTTGCGCCACGGCTCCGCCTGTCATAATCTCGAAGATCTGCTGCCCGCCGTTACGACGGCGAACAGCCGGCGTTGTCTGCTTTGTTCAGATGATCGGCAGGCGCATACCATTTTGACCGAAGGACATGTGGAAGATCTCTTGCGTCGCTGCGTCGCTTTCGGCATTGACCCGGTGATTGCCGTGCAGATGGCGACTTTGAATGCGGCGGAAGCCTTCGGACTTTCCGATCGCGGGGCGCTGTTTCCGGGCAGAAGGGCGGACATCACTCTGGTCGAGGATCTGACTTCCTTTCATGTGCGTCGTGTTTATATCGACGGTGTGGAAACGGCACGCGAGGGACGCTATTTACCGGCGGTGGAGCGCGCGGACATCACACCGGTGCGCGGTCGTTTTTTTGTTAAAGCGTTTTCGGAAGAGAAACTCAAACTGCCCCTCCGGTCCGATCGCGTTCGCGTCATCGAAATTTTGCCGGGCGGCGTGGTGACGGGAAAGCGCACGGCTTCAGTGAAACGGGACAAGCATGGAAATTTCTTGCCGCAAGCGAATGAAGACATTGTAAAATTGGCCGTTGTGGAGCGCCACCGCAACACGGGCAATGTCGCCTGCGCACTTTTGGCTGGCTACGGATTAAAACGGGGCGCCGTTGCGGTTTCTATCGCGCATGATTCGCACAATATCATTGTCGCGGGACGAAACGACGCGGATATGGCGCTCGCCGTTCGTACGCTAATTGAACAGGAAGGCGGAATTGTTCTCATAAAGGAAGGGCGGGTGCTTGGAACGATGCCGCTGCCGGTGGGCGGAATCATGAGTGATCAACCGGGCGAGTGGGTCAGCGAACGCCTTGCGCAGCTGCACGACCTTGCCATCCGGGAATTGGGCGTCAACAGCAAGATCGACCCGATCATGACACTGAGCTTCATGGCCCTGCCGGTGATCCCGGAACTGAAACTGACCGATATGGGGCTTTTCGATGTCGAGCGCTTTCAATTCGTCCCCGTAGAAGCGGAGGAAGAATAG